From Micromonospora rhizosphaerae, the proteins below share one genomic window:
- a CDS encoding Gfo/Idh/MocA family protein, translating to MTERPLRVGVIGVGTMGTDHADRLATRISGAELVAVADADSARAAEVAARYPGVRAIANPLDLIADDAVEAVLIASPGFAHEEQVLACLAHGKYTLCEKPLTMDSASALRLVEVERDKAGRPLVQVGFMRRFDPEYAELRRLLDDGELGRLLLVHNIHRNKTSPAWFRDSAAIVNDSLVHEVDVCRWLFGAEIETVTLLTPTPSGRAPEGLRDPQVAIFQMAGGGVATTEVFVNSQVGYEVRCEAVAELGSATIGLGQEMLVRRDNAYGGRIPDDYRERFARAYDIEVQEWARACRRGVVAGPTTWDGYAASAVCEAGVASLGTGQPVRVELADRAEILRP from the coding sequence ATGACGGAGCGTCCGCTGCGGGTGGGTGTCATCGGTGTGGGGACCATGGGCACCGACCACGCCGACCGGCTGGCCACCCGGATCTCCGGCGCGGAGCTGGTTGCCGTCGCCGACGCCGACAGTGCGCGGGCCGCCGAGGTGGCCGCGCGCTATCCGGGCGTGCGCGCCATCGCCAATCCGCTCGACCTGATCGCCGACGACGCCGTGGAGGCCGTGCTCATCGCCTCGCCCGGCTTCGCGCACGAGGAGCAGGTCCTCGCCTGTCTCGCGCACGGCAAGTACACCCTCTGCGAGAAGCCGCTGACCATGGACAGCGCCTCCGCGCTGCGCCTGGTAGAGGTCGAGCGGGACAAGGCCGGGCGACCGCTGGTCCAGGTCGGCTTCATGCGCCGGTTCGATCCCGAGTACGCCGAGCTGCGGCGGCTCCTCGACGACGGCGAGCTCGGCCGGCTGCTGCTGGTGCACAACATCCACCGGAACAAGACCTCGCCGGCCTGGTTCCGGGACTCGGCGGCGATCGTCAACGACTCGCTCGTCCACGAGGTGGACGTCTGCCGGTGGCTGTTCGGCGCCGAGATCGAGACCGTCACGCTGCTCACGCCGACCCCGAGCGGTCGAGCCCCGGAGGGCCTGCGCGACCCGCAGGTGGCCATCTTCCAGATGGCGGGCGGCGGCGTGGCCACCACCGAGGTCTTCGTCAACTCGCAGGTCGGCTACGAGGTGCGCTGCGAGGCGGTGGCCGAGTTGGGCAGCGCCACCATCGGCCTGGGCCAGGAGATGCTGGTTCGGCGGGACAACGCCTACGGGGGCCGGATCCCGGACGACTACCGCGAGCGCTTCGCCCGCGCGTACGACATCGAGGTCCAGGAGTGGGCCCGGGCCTGCCGTCGTGGTGTGGTGGCCGGCCCGACCACCTGGGACGGCTACGCCGCCAGCGCGGTCTGCGAGGCCGGCGTGGCCTCGCTCGGCACCGGCCAGCCGGTCCGGGTCGAGCTCGCCGACCGCGCCGAGATCCTCCGGCCGTGA
- the iolD gene encoding 3D-(3,5/4)-trihydroxycyclohexane-1,2-dione acylhydrolase (decyclizing) produces the protein MTTSAGTVRLTVGQAVVRFLAVQWTERDGERHRLFAGCLGIFGHGNVAGLGQALLQDELADGPDRLPYVLVRNEQAMVHTAVAYARHRDRLTTWACTASVGPGSTNMLTGAALATVNRIPVLLLPSGTFATRVARPVLQEIEMPETGDRTVNDAFRPLSRYFDRVDRPEHLPTALLGAMRVLTDPVETGAVTIELPQDVQAEAYDWPVELFAPRTWRVPRPPAEPDLIERAAALIRSARRPLVVAGGGVHYSGAEAALRAFCDATGIPVAETQAGKGALPHGHPQSMGAVGSTGTTAANALARTADLVIGVGTRYSDFTTASRTAFQEAGVRFVNVNIARFDAGKLAGLPVVADARTALTALHEALAGHEVAPEYRAEQAELFRAWDAKVEATYHPSPEVTERLAAGVLTQGTVLGCVNELSDPRDVVVCAAGSMPGDLHKLWRVRDPKGYHVEYGYSCMGYEIPGGLGVRLADPDRDVFVLVGDGSYLMMPTELVTAVQERVKVIVVLVQNHGFHSIGSLSESLGSQRFGTGYRYRDAASGRLDGTRLPVDLAANARSLGATVIEVHSRAGLEQAIKDAKAAPADGGPIVIHVETDPLVHAPGSESWWDVPVSQVSDLDSTRRAYDEYIEKKAAQRALLTPIEEVDG, from the coding sequence ATGACGACCAGCGCCGGCACGGTTCGGCTGACCGTGGGTCAGGCCGTGGTGCGTTTCCTCGCCGTCCAGTGGACCGAGCGGGACGGTGAGCGGCACCGGCTCTTCGCCGGCTGCCTGGGCATCTTCGGGCACGGCAACGTGGCCGGACTCGGCCAGGCGCTGCTGCAGGACGAACTGGCCGACGGCCCGGACCGGCTGCCGTACGTGCTGGTCCGCAACGAGCAGGCGATGGTGCACACGGCGGTCGCGTACGCCCGGCACCGGGACCGGCTGACCACCTGGGCGTGCACCGCCTCGGTCGGCCCCGGCTCGACCAACATGCTCACCGGCGCGGCGCTGGCCACCGTGAACCGGATCCCGGTGCTGCTGCTGCCCTCCGGCACGTTCGCCACCCGGGTGGCCCGGCCGGTGCTGCAGGAGATCGAGATGCCGGAGACCGGCGACCGTACGGTCAATGACGCCTTCCGCCCGCTGTCCCGATACTTCGACCGGGTGGACCGGCCGGAGCACCTGCCGACGGCCCTGCTCGGCGCAATGCGGGTGCTCACCGACCCGGTCGAGACCGGGGCGGTCACCATCGAGCTGCCGCAGGACGTGCAGGCCGAGGCGTACGACTGGCCGGTCGAGCTGTTCGCGCCGCGCACCTGGCGGGTGCCGCGACCGCCGGCGGAGCCGGACCTCATCGAGCGGGCCGCGGCGCTGATCCGGTCGGCCCGCCGGCCGCTGGTGGTGGCTGGCGGCGGCGTGCACTACTCCGGTGCCGAGGCCGCACTGCGCGCCTTCTGCGACGCCACCGGCATCCCGGTGGCGGAGACCCAGGCCGGCAAGGGCGCGCTGCCGCACGGGCATCCGCAGTCCATGGGGGCGGTCGGTTCCACCGGCACCACGGCGGCCAACGCGCTGGCCCGCACGGCCGACCTGGTGATCGGTGTCGGCACCCGGTACAGCGACTTCACCACCGCCTCGCGCACCGCCTTCCAGGAGGCGGGGGTGCGGTTCGTCAACGTCAACATCGCCCGGTTCGACGCCGGCAAGCTCGCCGGCCTGCCGGTGGTGGCCGATGCCCGCACGGCGCTCACCGCACTGCACGAGGCGCTCGCCGGGCACGAGGTCGCACCGGAGTACCGGGCCGAGCAGGCGGAGCTGTTCCGCGCCTGGGACGCCAAGGTGGAGGCGACATACCACCCGTCGCCGGAGGTGACCGAGCGGTTGGCCGCCGGCGTACTGACCCAGGGCACCGTGCTGGGCTGCGTCAACGAGCTCTCCGATCCGCGCGACGTGGTGGTCTGCGCCGCCGGCTCGATGCCCGGCGACCTGCACAAGCTGTGGCGGGTCCGGGACCCGAAGGGCTACCACGTCGAGTACGGCTACTCCTGCATGGGCTACGAGATCCCCGGTGGCCTCGGGGTGCGGCTGGCCGACCCGGACCGGGACGTCTTCGTCCTGGTGGGCGACGGCTCGTACCTGATGATGCCGACCGAGCTGGTCACCGCCGTGCAGGAGCGGGTCAAGGTCATCGTCGTGCTGGTGCAGAACCACGGCTTCCACTCGATCGGCTCGCTCTCCGAGTCGCTCGGCTCGCAGCGCTTCGGCACCGGCTACCGCTACCGCGACGCGGCCAGCGGGCGGCTGGACGGCACCCGGCTGCCGGTGGACCTCGCGGCCAACGCGCGCAGTCTCGGCGCGACGGTGATCGAGGTGCACTCTCGGGCCGGCCTGGAGCAGGCGATCAAGGACGCCAAGGCGGCGCCCGCCGACGGCGGCCCGATCGTGATCCATGTGGAGACCGACCCGCTGGTCCACGCACCGGGCAGCGAGTCCTGGTGGGACGTCCCGGTCAGCCAGGTCAGCGATCTCGACTCAACCCGCCGGGCGTACGACGAGTACATCGAGAAGAAGGCGGCGCAGCGGGCACTGCTGACGCCGATCGAGGAGGTTGACGGATGA
- the iolB gene encoding 5-deoxy-glucuronate isomerase translates to MTGDNARWVWPDGSATEGGFRVSITDATPGWRHTSLRVAELAPGEQVAVDLGETEVVVVPLRGGCVVSAVDGGGERHEAELAGRADVFAGPTDVAYVPRGSQLTARNDGSGPARVALCGATATKRATTPPFRHLAAADVPVELRGAGTASRLVRNFGVPDVLDADSIIACEVITPAGNWSSYPPHKHDEERPGAETELEEIYYFELRTDADGSGDPIAYQRVYGTAERPLDVLAEVRTGDVVLVPHGWHGPAMAPPGYDLYYLNVMAGPGATRAWLICDDPAHGWVRGTWDGQSVDPRLASGGYR, encoded by the coding sequence GTGACCGGAGACAACGCGCGCTGGGTCTGGCCGGACGGAAGCGCCACCGAGGGCGGCTTCCGGGTGTCGATCACCGACGCCACCCCCGGCTGGCGGCACACCAGCCTGCGGGTGGCCGAGCTGGCCCCCGGCGAGCAGGTGGCGGTCGACCTCGGCGAGACCGAGGTCGTCGTCGTGCCGCTGCGGGGCGGCTGCGTCGTGTCCGCGGTGGACGGCGGCGGCGAGCGCCACGAGGCCGAGCTCGCCGGCCGGGCGGACGTCTTTGCCGGGCCCACCGACGTGGCGTACGTCCCGCGCGGCAGTCAGCTCACCGCGCGCAACGACGGTTCGGGCCCGGCCCGGGTGGCGCTCTGCGGGGCGACGGCCACCAAGCGGGCCACCACCCCGCCGTTCCGCCACCTGGCCGCCGCCGACGTCCCCGTCGAGCTGCGCGGCGCCGGTACGGCGTCCCGGCTGGTCCGCAACTTCGGCGTGCCGGACGTCCTCGACGCCGACTCGATCATCGCCTGCGAGGTGATCACACCGGCCGGCAACTGGAGCTCCTACCCGCCGCACAAGCACGACGAGGAGCGGCCCGGGGCGGAGACCGAGCTGGAGGAGATCTACTACTTCGAACTCCGGACGGACGCCGACGGCTCCGGTGATCCGATCGCCTACCAGCGGGTCTACGGCACCGCCGAGCGTCCGCTGGACGTGCTGGCGGAGGTGCGTACCGGTGACGTGGTGCTGGTGCCGCACGGCTGGCACGGGCCGGCGATGGCCCCGCCCGGCTACGACCTCTACTACCTGAACGTGATGGCCGGCCCCGGCGCGACCCGGGCCTGGCTGATCTGCGACGACCCGGCCCACGGCTGGGTCCGGGGCACCTGGGACGGGCAGTCCGTCGATCCTCGACTGGCCAGCGGAGGCTACCGATGA
- a CDS encoding Cgl0159 family (beta/alpha)8-fold protein — protein sequence MTLAPRRFETAELTEIRVREPRRITDGWRSRNRRELVGADGRLLIVAADHPARGALGVRGDGLAMASRAGLLDRLVVALSRPGVDGVLGTPDILDDLLLLGALEDKVVIGSMNRGGLQGAAFELDDRFTAYTAEEIAARRLDGGKMLVRICLDDPATAATLEASAHAVTGLAGHEVMAMVEPFLSVRDGDRVRNLLDPDSTIRAVQIATGLGATSRHTWLKLPVVADLPRVMAATTLPTLLLGGDPTGPADETYASWAAALDLPSVRGLVVGRALLYPPDGDVAAAVDTAAALVHGGGR from the coding sequence GTGACGCTGGCACCGCGGCGGTTCGAGACCGCCGAGCTGACCGAGATCCGGGTACGCGAGCCGCGGCGGATCACCGACGGCTGGCGGAGCCGGAACCGGCGCGAGCTGGTCGGCGCGGACGGGCGGCTGCTGATCGTGGCCGCGGACCACCCGGCGCGCGGCGCGCTCGGCGTCCGTGGCGACGGGCTCGCCATGGCCTCCCGGGCCGGCCTGCTGGACCGTTTGGTCGTCGCGCTGTCCCGGCCGGGCGTGGACGGGGTGCTCGGCACCCCGGACATCCTCGACGACCTGCTGCTGCTCGGCGCGCTGGAGGACAAGGTCGTCATCGGTTCGATGAACCGGGGCGGTCTGCAGGGTGCGGCCTTCGAGCTCGACGACCGGTTCACCGCCTACACGGCCGAGGAGATCGCCGCCCGGCGGCTCGACGGCGGCAAGATGCTCGTCCGCATCTGCCTGGACGATCCCGCTACCGCGGCCACCCTGGAGGCCAGCGCCCACGCGGTCACCGGGCTCGCCGGGCACGAGGTGATGGCAATGGTAGAGCCCTTCCTCTCGGTCCGCGACGGCGACCGGGTGCGCAACCTGCTCGACCCCGACTCGACCATCCGCGCCGTCCAGATCGCCACCGGGCTCGGCGCGACCAGCCGGCACACCTGGCTGAAGCTGCCGGTCGTGGCCGACCTGCCCCGGGTCATGGCCGCGACCACGCTGCCCACCCTGCTGCTCGGTGGCGACCCGACCGGCCCGGCGGACGAGACGTACGCGAGCTGGGCGGCGGCGCTCGACCTACCCAGCGTGCGGGGCCTCGTGGTGGGGCGGGCACTGCTCTACCCGCCGGACGGAGACGTGGCGGCAGCGGTGGACACTGCCGCCGCGCTGGTGCACGGAGGCGGGCGGTGA
- the iolC gene encoding 5-dehydro-2-deoxygluconokinase, whose translation MTDGRPEREPSTYDLVAVGRCGVDIYPLDHGVGLEDVRRFEKFLGGSATNVAVAAARHGRHSAIITRTGQDPFGRYVRKELRRLGVDDRFVSAVSGPPTPVTFCEVFPPDDFPLYFYRYPIAPDLLLEADELPVDAIRTARVFWATVTGLSQEPSRAAHFAAWQARGRRSHTVLDLDYRPMFWPDPAEATDQVRRALDHVTVAVGNREECAVAVGETDPHRAADALLERGVELAVVKQGPKGVLAATATERVEVPPFPVRVVNGLGAGDAFGGALVHGLLSGWDLPRILRFANAAGAIVAGRLECSTAMPTEVEVEAVLAAGTTDLDGAAGAATVPAGAGKEIPQ comes from the coding sequence ATGACAGACGGGCGGCCGGAGCGCGAGCCGTCGACGTACGACCTGGTGGCCGTGGGCCGGTGCGGCGTGGACATCTACCCGCTGGACCACGGCGTGGGCCTGGAGGACGTCAGGCGGTTCGAGAAGTTCCTCGGCGGCAGCGCGACGAACGTGGCGGTGGCCGCCGCCCGGCACGGCCGGCACTCGGCGATCATCACCCGGACCGGGCAGGACCCCTTCGGTCGTTACGTCCGGAAGGAGCTGCGCCGGCTCGGTGTCGACGACCGGTTCGTCAGCGCGGTGTCCGGGCCGCCCACTCCGGTCACCTTCTGCGAAGTCTTCCCACCGGACGACTTCCCGCTCTACTTCTACCGTTACCCGATCGCCCCGGACCTGCTGCTCGAGGCCGACGAGCTGCCGGTCGACGCGATCCGCACGGCCCGGGTCTTCTGGGCCACCGTCACCGGCCTGTCCCAGGAGCCCTCCCGCGCCGCGCACTTCGCGGCCTGGCAGGCCCGAGGCCGTCGCTCGCACACCGTGCTGGACCTCGACTACCGGCCGATGTTCTGGCCCGACCCGGCCGAGGCCACCGATCAGGTACGCCGGGCGCTCGACCACGTCACCGTCGCCGTCGGCAACCGCGAGGAGTGCGCCGTGGCGGTCGGCGAGACCGACCCGCACCGTGCGGCGGACGCCCTGCTGGAGCGCGGCGTGGAGCTGGCGGTCGTGAAGCAGGGGCCGAAGGGCGTCCTGGCCGCGACGGCGACCGAGCGGGTCGAGGTGCCGCCGTTCCCGGTACGGGTGGTGAACGGGTTGGGGGCCGGCGACGCCTTCGGCGGGGCACTGGTCCACGGCCTGCTCAGCGGCTGGGATCTGCCTCGGATCCTGCGGTTCGCCAACGCGGCGGGCGCGATCGTGGCCGGCCGGCTGGAGTGCTCCACCGCCATGCCGACCGAGGTCGAGGTCGAGGCGGTGCTCGCCGCGGGCACCACCGACCTGGACGGCGCGGCCGGCGCCGCCACGGTCCCGGCCGGTGCCGGGAAGGAGATCCCGCAGTGA
- a CDS encoding TIM barrel protein yields the protein MTQPSTLAARVAGAPISWGVCEVPGWGYQLAPETVLRQMRDLGLVATEFGPDGFLPDDPVGKTATLTGHDLTAVGQFVPVVLHDPDHDPVPEVSRAIVGLVAAQASTVVLAAATGTDGYDNRPALDDTGWATLLGNLDRIDALAARHGLVATLHPHVGTMVETGAETDRVLAGSRIGLCLDTGHLLVGGGDPVAVAREHPRRIAHVHLKDVRAEWAERVRAGEVTYSEAVARGMYAPLGEGDVDVRAIVTALEHAGYQGWYVLEQDTVLAGPPEGEAGPVADVRASIAYLLDVAGSIPAGR from the coding sequence CGCCCCGGAGACCGTGCTCCGGCAGATGCGGGACCTTGGTCTGGTGGCCACCGAGTTCGGCCCGGACGGGTTTCTCCCGGACGATCCGGTCGGCAAGACGGCCACCCTCACCGGGCACGATCTCACCGCCGTCGGCCAGTTCGTGCCGGTGGTGCTGCACGATCCGGACCACGACCCGGTACCCGAGGTGTCCCGGGCGATCGTCGGCCTGGTCGCCGCGCAGGCGTCCACGGTGGTGCTCGCCGCCGCGACCGGCACCGACGGCTACGACAACCGACCCGCGCTCGACGACACCGGCTGGGCCACCCTGCTGGGCAACCTCGACCGGATCGACGCGCTGGCCGCCCGGCACGGCCTGGTGGCCACGCTGCACCCGCACGTGGGCACGATGGTGGAGACCGGCGCCGAGACCGACCGGGTGCTCGCCGGCAGCCGGATCGGACTATGCCTGGACACCGGTCATCTGCTCGTCGGCGGGGGTGACCCGGTCGCCGTGGCCCGCGAGCACCCCCGTCGGATCGCGCACGTGCATCTCAAGGACGTGCGGGCCGAGTGGGCCGAGCGGGTACGCGCCGGCGAGGTCACCTACAGCGAGGCGGTGGCGCGCGGCATGTACGCGCCGCTCGGCGAGGGCGATGTCGACGTGCGGGCCATCGTCACCGCGCTGGAGCACGCCGGCTACCAGGGCTGGTACGTGCTCGAACAGGACACCGTGCTGGCCGGTCCGCCCGAGGGTGAGGCCGGTCCGGTGGCGGACGTCCGGGCCAGCATCGCCTACCTGCTCGACGTGGCCGGGTCGATCCCGGCGGGCCGCTGA